A window of Sphingobacterium sp. lm-10 contains these coding sequences:
- the recJ gene encoding single-stranded-DNA-specific exonuclease RecJ gives MQKRWLLKPKNNTAATRHLRDELGVSDVVANLLAYRKIETFEGAREFFRPSLSYLHDPFLMKDMDVAIARITQAISNKEKILVYGDYDVDGTTAVSIVYTFLHQFHTGLAYYIPDRYAEGYGISYQGIDYAHEHGYALIIALDCGIKEIEKVAYAKSKGIDFIIGDHHLPGDTIPDALAVLDPKRVDCHYPYKELSGCGIGFKIIQAFIQSNDMDMEMAYQYLDLVAVSIASDIVPITGENRLLCHFGLHKLNSNPSFGIRALIELSNNRKDFFTVNDIVFQIGPRINAAGRIEHAKDAVKLLTSKSVADALLFSEKVNLQNNERKDVDLRITEEAMALLEEDESLQQRNSTVLYKADWHKGVIGIVASRLTEKYYRPTIILTNTNGHVAGSARSVLGFDLYQALESCSDLLEQFGGHKYAAGMTMPVENVPLFQQRFEEVVTNSITPEMLTQEISIDLPIHLQDIDAKLFRLLKQFEPFGPQNEQPIFISKGVTAQGLAHVVGANHLKMTVKQEDSVPIACIAFGLSEHIDYINAGKRFDICYTIEENTWKTRKNLQLNIKAIRY, from the coding sequence ATGCAAAAAAGGTGGTTACTAAAACCCAAAAATAACACGGCAGCAACCCGGCATTTACGCGATGAACTCGGAGTAAGTGACGTAGTTGCCAACCTTTTAGCCTACCGAAAAATTGAAACATTCGAAGGAGCGCGGGAGTTTTTCAGGCCTTCTTTATCGTACCTACACGATCCTTTCCTAATGAAAGATATGGACGTCGCGATAGCCCGCATCACTCAGGCGATTAGCAATAAGGAAAAAATTCTTGTTTATGGCGACTACGATGTAGATGGTACAACGGCCGTATCCATCGTGTATACTTTTCTACATCAATTTCATACCGGGCTAGCTTATTATATTCCCGATCGCTATGCGGAAGGCTACGGCATCTCCTATCAGGGCATTGATTATGCACACGAGCATGGTTATGCGTTGATTATAGCCCTCGATTGCGGTATCAAAGAAATTGAGAAGGTGGCCTATGCCAAATCGAAAGGCATTGATTTCATCATTGGAGATCACCATCTTCCGGGAGACACGATACCAGACGCTTTGGCTGTTTTAGATCCAAAACGGGTAGACTGTCATTATCCCTACAAGGAGCTCTCGGGTTGTGGTATTGGTTTTAAGATTATACAGGCATTCATCCAATCCAATGATATGGATATGGAAATGGCCTATCAATACTTGGATTTAGTAGCGGTGAGCATCGCTTCAGACATTGTACCTATTACCGGGGAGAATCGTTTACTGTGCCACTTCGGCTTACATAAATTGAATAGCAATCCCTCGTTTGGCATCCGGGCGTTGATTGAATTATCCAACAATCGAAAGGATTTTTTCACGGTTAATGATATCGTGTTTCAAATAGGCCCTCGCATCAATGCTGCCGGTCGTATCGAACATGCCAAAGATGCCGTAAAGCTGCTCACTTCCAAATCAGTGGCTGATGCATTGCTGTTTTCGGAAAAAGTAAATCTGCAAAATAATGAGCGCAAGGACGTGGATCTTCGAATTACGGAAGAAGCTATGGCTTTACTCGAAGAGGATGAATCTTTACAGCAGCGAAACTCCACGGTGCTATATAAGGCAGACTGGCACAAGGGCGTTATTGGGATCGTAGCATCGCGCCTGACAGAAAAGTATTACCGCCCCACCATTATACTGACCAACACAAATGGTCATGTAGCTGGATCTGCGCGATCGGTGCTGGGCTTTGATTTGTATCAGGCATTGGAGTCGTGTAGTGATTTGCTGGAACAATTCGGCGGACACAAATATGCTGCCGGCATGACCATGCCAGTAGAGAATGTACCCTTATTTCAGCAGCGATTCGAAGAGGTGGTAACGAATAGCATCACACCGGAAATGCTTACGCAAGAAATTTCCATCGACCTCCCAATACACCTGCAGGACATCGATGCCAAACTTTTTCGTCTTCTGAAGCAGTTTGAGCCATTCGGACCGCAGAATGAACAACCTATCTTTATCTCCAAAGGCGTTACAGCGCAAGGGCTTGCACATGTTGTAGGCGCAAACCACTTGAAGATGACGGTAAAGCAAGAAGATAGCGTGCCCATTGCCTGTATCGCTTTCGGCCTATCAGAGCATATAGATTATATTAATGCTGGGAAGCGGTTTGATATTTGCTATACCATTGAAGAAAACACCTGGAAAACCCGGAAGAATTTACAATTGAACATTAAGGCAATTCGATATTAA
- a CDS encoding MBL fold metallo-hydrolase yields the protein MIQAHSLYEGSFSVDASKVFVPFDPEKDDPKDRPASLFVHVRPFLVETSHGLVVLDTGLGERTEDDELLIHHNIKKLGFDPADVRYVLMSHLHKDHMGGVVDVQDGSTRIAFPNAEYVVQEKEWEAAYSTESASYRTDLFRALQRSGNLLLVDGDGEVNDEISYQLTGGHSEFHQVFHIKTGGEHYFFGGDVLSEPGEIFRNFVAKYDFDGKKSRDLRADFWEKGAPEGWIFLFYHSKSIQIGRPVEKDDGSFKLEDIAE from the coding sequence ATGATACAAGCACATTCCCTATACGAGGGATCTTTTTCCGTAGATGCTAGCAAGGTTTTTGTTCCTTTTGATCCGGAAAAAGATGACCCGAAAGACAGACCCGCCTCCTTATTCGTTCACGTTCGTCCTTTTCTGGTCGAGACCAGCCATGGCCTTGTGGTACTTGATACCGGTTTAGGTGAACGTACGGAAGATGATGAATTGTTGATTCATCATAATATTAAAAAATTGGGTTTCGATCCGGCGGATGTAAGGTATGTGTTGATGTCCCATCTGCACAAGGATCATATGGGTGGTGTAGTTGATGTACAGGATGGATCTACACGAATAGCGTTTCCCAATGCAGAATATGTGGTACAAGAAAAGGAATGGGAAGCCGCTTACAGTACCGAATCGGCCTCTTATAGGACGGATCTTTTTCGTGCCCTGCAACGTAGTGGTAATTTGCTCTTGGTAGATGGGGATGGGGAGGTGAACGACGAAATTTCGTATCAGTTGACCGGAGGTCATTCCGAATTTCATCAGGTATTTCACATAAAAACAGGTGGTGAACATTATTTCTTTGGAGGCGATGTGCTTTCCGAACCAGGAGAAATCTTTCGTAACTTTGTGGCCAAGTATGACTTTGATGGAAAGAAATCACGCGACTTGCGTGCTGACTTTTGGGAAAAAGGAGCTCCCGAAGGATGGATTTTCCTGTTCTACCATTCTAAGTCTATACAAATTGGGCGTCCAGTAGAGAAGGACGATGGTAGCTTCAAGTTGGAAGATATCGCAGAATAA
- a CDS encoding cation:proton antiporter regulatory subunit, which translates to MSIVRESDLIGIGKKYEIDTDAGDQMVVVIHDDGRRELYRHERSDHETHCVMTLSDEESRHVAGILGGLSYKPKALETIEVALDDLRIEWYKVGESNDGVENKSIGELGVRQKTGASIIAAIKDDETIINPGPDYVITTGTTLVIAGKRNNIKLLKEILL; encoded by the coding sequence ATGTCGATAGTTAGAGAAAGCGATCTGATAGGAATCGGTAAGAAGTACGAAATTGATACGGACGCCGGTGACCAGATGGTAGTGGTTATTCACGATGACGGTCGTAGGGAGTTGTACCGCCACGAACGTTCAGACCATGAAACACACTGTGTAATGACACTCTCCGATGAGGAATCTCGTCACGTAGCAGGTATTTTAGGAGGTCTTTCCTACAAGCCAAAAGCCTTGGAAACTATCGAGGTGGCTCTGGACGACCTGCGTATTGAATGGTACAAAGTAGGGGAGTCCAACGATGGTGTGGAAAACAAAAGCATTGGAGAATTAGGCGTTCGCCAAAAGACCGGAGCTTCCATTATTGCGGCGATCAAAGATGATGAAACGATCATCAATCCCGGTCCGGATTACGTGATTACCACGGGTACCACGCTGGTAATTGCCGGAAAAAGAAACAATATTAAACTGCTTAAAGAAATCTTGCTGTAA
- a CDS encoding cation:proton antiporter, with the protein MLSHTLILEIGIAVLLVALVGLLANKLRFSVIPFFILIGMVLGQHAPTFGAVDLTFTESKPFIDFMGRLGVLFLLFYLGLEFSVGRLMKSGKSIVSGGLFYVLLNFVSGLFIGWMMELPFKEMMVLCGIMTSSSTAIVAKVLTDLKRTANPETEVIMGMIMFDDLFIAMHISFLSGLILTGSTSILAVAGTSALALTFILTFLVLGRKLVPAIDKVLQDKSSELFVLIIFSLLFVIAGFSETIHVAEAIGALMAGLVLADSKYIKKIEGMVLPYKDFFGAMFFFSFGLSIDMYSLGGAVGWGALAALITVVVNVASGYFATKFSDLKPRNAVDIGFTLSARGEFSIIMANIGKAGGLLPVVQSFVVVYVLLLSIISPLLTKESKNIWNALSGSSKDVKPVRKKLSDLEALSELNKNAQS; encoded by the coding sequence ATGCTGAGTCATACCTTAATATTAGAAATCGGGATTGCTGTCTTATTAGTCGCTTTAGTAGGGCTATTGGCCAATAAGCTTCGTTTTTCTGTTATCCCATTTTTTATATTGATCGGTATGGTTCTAGGGCAGCATGCCCCTACTTTCGGTGCGGTAGATCTTACCTTCACCGAAAGTAAGCCGTTTATCGACTTTATGGGGCGTCTGGGTGTGTTGTTTCTGCTCTTCTATCTCGGTCTGGAGTTTTCCGTTGGCCGTCTTATGAAGTCAGGTAAGTCAATCGTTTCTGGTGGTCTGTTTTACGTACTGCTCAACTTTGTTTCCGGTTTGTTTATCGGTTGGATGATGGAGTTACCTTTCAAAGAGATGATGGTACTTTGTGGAATCATGACCAGTTCCTCGACGGCGATTGTCGCCAAGGTGTTGACCGATTTAAAACGGACAGCAAATCCAGAAACAGAGGTTATTATGGGAATGATTATGTTTGATGATCTGTTCATCGCGATGCATATTTCATTCCTATCGGGATTGATTCTTACCGGTTCTACCTCGATCTTGGCTGTTGCGGGCACCTCTGCATTAGCATTGACTTTTATTCTAACCTTCTTAGTGCTGGGACGTAAATTGGTGCCAGCGATTGATAAAGTATTGCAGGATAAATCTTCTGAATTGTTCGTACTGATCATTTTCAGCTTGCTTTTTGTGATTGCAGGTTTCTCAGAAACTATTCATGTAGCGGAGGCTATTGGCGCGTTGATGGCTGGCCTAGTCTTAGCAGATTCTAAGTATATCAAAAAGATCGAAGGGATGGTGCTGCCCTACAAAGACTTCTTCGGGGCGATGTTCTTCTTCAGCTTCGGATTATCTATTGATATGTATTCTCTGGGAGGAGCCGTAGGTTGGGGCGCTTTGGCGGCCTTAATCACCGTGGTAGTGAATGTCGCCTCTGGTTATTTTGCTACTAAATTCTCCGATCTGAAACCAAGAAATGCGGTAGATATCGGTTTTACCTTATCTGCACGTGGCGAGTTTTCGATTATCATGGCCAACATTGGCAAAGCCGGCGGTTTGTTGCCCGTAGTGCAATCCTTCGTAGTAGTATATGTACTATTGTTATCTATTATCTCTCCTCTGCTTACCAAAGAGTCCAAGAATATCTGGAATGCCTTAAGCGGATCATCAAAAGACGTGAAGCCCGTTCGGAAAAAGCTCAGTGATCTCGAAGCGCTTTCTGAACTCAATAAAAACGCGCAATCATAG
- the era gene encoding GTPase Era → MSHKAGFVSIIGKPNAGKSTLMNALVGEKMSIITPKAQTTRHRIIGIVNEEDYQIVFSDTPGIIKPNYSLQESMMSFVQGSIIDADVILFVTDIHERHDEEDVIEKLRNTKSPVAVLINKVDKSTEEEVKAKAAYWKEKVNPDVVFALSALLKYNVDGIMAYIKEKMPVHPPYYEKDELTDKSVRFFVSEMIREKIFKLYDKEIPYSTEVVVTSYKIEPKITRIAAEIIVERDSQKNIIIGTAGAMIKKVGTYARQDIEEFIDGKVFLELFVKVLPDWRSKKNYLKRFGYED, encoded by the coding sequence ATGTCTCATAAAGCTGGATTCGTAAGTATAATAGGTAAGCCGAACGCGGGGAAATCAACGTTAATGAATGCGTTAGTGGGGGAAAAGATGTCTATCATCACTCCCAAAGCACAAACCACCAGGCATAGAATTATTGGTATTGTGAATGAAGAAGATTACCAAATTGTCTTTTCGGACACCCCGGGCATCATCAAACCCAACTATTCCTTACAGGAATCGATGATGAGTTTTGTTCAAGGATCGATTATCGACGCAGATGTTATTCTTTTTGTTACCGACATACATGAGCGCCATGACGAAGAGGATGTGATTGAGAAATTACGCAATACCAAATCTCCGGTCGCCGTATTAATTAATAAAGTAGATAAATCTACAGAAGAAGAAGTAAAAGCGAAAGCAGCGTACTGGAAAGAAAAGGTAAACCCTGACGTAGTCTTTGCCCTATCTGCCTTACTCAAGTACAATGTAGATGGGATCATGGCTTATATCAAAGAAAAAATGCCTGTACATCCCCCCTATTATGAGAAAGATGAGCTTACCGACAAATCGGTTCGTTTCTTTGTTTCCGAAATGATCCGTGAAAAGATTTTCAAACTATACGACAAAGAGATTCCATATAGCACCGAGGTAGTGGTAACCTCCTATAAAATAGAACCAAAAATCACGAGAATCGCAGCAGAGATTATTGTGGAAAGAGATTCACAGAAAAATATTATTATCGGTACCGCTGGCGCCATGATCAAGAAGGTAGGCACCTATGCACGCCAAGACATTGAAGAGTTTATCGACGGGAAGGTATTCTTGGAATTATTCGTAAAGGTATTGCCGGATTGGAGAAGCAAGAAGAACTACCTAAAACGATTCGGGTACGAAGATTAA
- a CDS encoding ChaN family lipoprotein produces MRIITCILFSVCLHAAYAQQVLNIKNAKGEAATAEDIVVAAQDKQFILFGEMHGEATAHQLELTLLQQLHHKFGDKLVLGMEMFETDVQPIVDEYWKGQINTRSFESEARIWNNYADYRPLVEFAKAHAIPLIATNVPRRYANAVYHQGIGILDSLSDYAQKWLPPLPMVVDSTLASYRVLKDMIPGHGGENMLNSQAIKDASMAHRILLHTPTDRVMLHVHGAYHTKNREGILSFMKSVDPDKVLTITTIPDEGDDTLWSEADFTLLIPTTPTKLKEN; encoded by the coding sequence ATGCGCATCATTACCTGCATTCTTTTCAGTGTTTGTCTACATGCGGCTTACGCACAGCAAGTCTTGAACATCAAAAACGCGAAGGGCGAGGCCGCTACCGCTGAAGATATCGTAGTCGCTGCACAGGATAAACAGTTTATTCTATTCGGCGAGATGCACGGCGAAGCGACTGCTCACCAGCTCGAGTTAACGCTGTTACAGCAGCTACATCACAAATTTGGCGATAAGTTGGTGCTGGGCATGGAAATGTTCGAAACCGACGTGCAGCCCATCGTGGATGAATATTGGAAGGGCCAGATCAACACCCGCAGCTTTGAAAGTGAAGCACGTATCTGGAACAATTATGCAGACTATCGGCCTTTAGTAGAATTTGCCAAAGCGCATGCTATTCCTTTAATAGCTACAAATGTACCTCGACGGTATGCGAATGCGGTGTATCATCAAGGCATTGGTATTTTGGATAGCTTATCCGATTATGCCCAAAAATGGCTACCACCATTGCCTATGGTGGTAGATTCCACACTGGCATCGTACCGAGTGCTAAAAGATATGATTCCCGGTCATGGTGGTGAAAACATGCTCAACTCCCAAGCGATCAAAGATGCCAGCATGGCGCATCGGATCTTGTTACATACGCCCACAGATCGAGTCATGCTGCACGTGCATGGTGCTTACCATACCAAAAACCGGGAAGGTATTTTGTCATTTATGAAATCTGTAGATCCAGATAAAGTTTTAACGATTACTACCATTCCAGACGAGGGTGATGATACCCTTTGGAGTGAAGCAGATTTCACGTTGCTAATTCCTACAACTCCAACAAAACTAAAGGAAAATTAA
- a CDS encoding ChuX/HutX family heme-like substrate-binding protein, giving the protein MTTDLKEKYEIYKTDNPKTRIRDAASALAVSEAELVATSDQNIRLKPAMQEILAQIPTLGRVMALTRNDHAVHERKGTYNRPTFNGHMGLVVGPDIDLRLFMSNWAYVFATSENDRQSIQFFDKWGTAVHKIYLTDESNQEVYLDLVQNFKETESDMLLLEPSAPAASAAKPDEDIDQVTFQQEWLDLQDTHDFFGLLRRHGVSRTQALRLAPEGHATRIAVNKVEELLHLLSENELEIMVFIGNANCLQIHTGNAKRIVRTGPWINILDADFNMHLRDEALDSVWVVKKPTNMGPVHSIEAYDADGNLVVQFFGKRKPDVPEREDWQQAVYSLTS; this is encoded by the coding sequence ATGACCACAGATTTAAAAGAAAAATACGAAATCTATAAGACCGATAATCCCAAAACCCGTATCCGAGATGCGGCATCCGCATTAGCAGTTTCCGAAGCCGAATTGGTTGCCACCAGCGATCAAAATATCCGCCTTAAACCAGCTATGCAAGAAATATTAGCGCAAATTCCAACGCTAGGTCGCGTCATGGCATTAACCAGAAACGATCATGCAGTGCACGAACGGAAAGGCACCTATAACAGACCAACTTTCAACGGCCACATGGGCTTGGTAGTCGGGCCGGATATTGATTTACGGTTGTTTATGTCTAACTGGGCGTATGTTTTCGCTACTTCAGAAAATGACCGTCAAAGCATTCAATTTTTTGACAAGTGGGGAACTGCTGTGCACAAGATTTACTTAACGGATGAAAGTAACCAAGAAGTTTATTTAGATCTGGTACAAAACTTTAAAGAAACGGAATCCGATATGCTGCTCTTGGAACCCTCAGCGCCGGCGGCCTCTGCGGCAAAGCCAGACGAAGATATTGACCAAGTTACTTTCCAGCAGGAATGGCTAGACTTGCAGGATACACATGATTTCTTTGGTCTCTTGCGTCGACATGGCGTTTCCAGAACACAAGCCTTGCGTCTAGCACCAGAAGGTCATGCAACACGGATAGCGGTAAACAAAGTCGAAGAATTGCTACATCTCCTATCAGAAAATGAATTGGAAATCATGGTTTTCATCGGAAACGCTAATTGTCTGCAAATTCATACCGGTAACGCCAAACGCATTGTGCGTACTGGGCCTTGGATTAACATTTTGGATGCCGATTTCAATATGCATCTGCGTGATGAAGCCCTGGACAGCGTTTGGGTGGTAAAAAAGCCAACCAACATGGGGCCAGTACATAGCATAGAAGCCTATGATGCAGACGGAAATCTGGTTGTGCAATTCTTTGGCAAGCGGAAACCAGATGTACCTGAGCGTGAAGATTGGCAGCAGGCAGTATACTCCTTAACATCATAA
- a CDS encoding heme ABC transporter ATP-binding protein yields MIEVKNLSYQIGRKPILQDVSFHAQPGELLTIIGPNGAGKSTLIKLLCSEVKSPKNHIFLNGKDLSVYSAKEMALMRAVLTQANEVSVDFTVQELVTMGRYPHFAVNPRAIDLEIIASVLEDMGIQHFKERSYHSLSGGEKQRVQLARVLAQLYERQDAILFLDEPINGLDIQYQQIILAKARKMADRGWTVLCILHDINFAARYADKILIVKEGQLQHFGSPSEIITAENLLNTYNIRVKVWQDPQIGYPFIIPEL; encoded by the coding sequence ATGATTGAGGTGAAAAACTTATCTTATCAGATTGGCCGAAAACCGATATTACAGGACGTCAGTTTCCACGCGCAGCCAGGAGAATTGTTGACGATCATTGGTCCGAATGGTGCCGGTAAAAGCACGCTAATCAAGTTGCTCTGTAGCGAGGTTAAAAGTCCCAAAAACCATATTTTTTTGAACGGAAAAGATCTGTCCGTCTATTCGGCTAAAGAGATGGCATTGATGCGTGCAGTACTTACACAGGCCAATGAGGTTAGCGTGGATTTCACCGTGCAGGAACTAGTAACGATGGGCCGATATCCTCATTTTGCGGTAAATCCACGTGCAATCGACCTCGAAATCATCGCATCCGTATTAGAAGACATGGGCATACAGCATTTTAAGGAGCGAAGCTATCACTCGCTCTCCGGAGGAGAAAAACAACGGGTGCAATTGGCGCGGGTGCTGGCTCAACTTTATGAGCGCCAAGACGCCATCCTTTTTCTGGACGAACCGATTAACGGCTTGGATATTCAGTATCAACAGATTATATTAGCCAAAGCTAGGAAGATGGCCGATCGAGGCTGGACCGTATTATGTATCTTACATGACATTAATTTTGCTGCCAGATATGCAGATAAGATCTTAATTGTAAAAGAAGGACAACTGCAACACTTTGGCAGTCCTTCAGAAATTATCACAGCAGAAAATCTGCTGAACACCTACAATATTCGGGTAAAGGTGTGGCAAGATCCGCAGATCGGCTATCCATTTATTATCCCGGAACTCTAA
- a CDS encoding iron ABC transporter permease, with translation MPFPKRNTWFIILVWLLIASCLASVCIGALNIPIKSLLSILGNAMGMGGSADYSVQQKAVLLNIRLPRMVLGLLVGATLSISGASIQGLFRNPLAEPGIIGISSGATFFAVLVIVLEAQLFQAISNVLGYYTLAFAAFIGAVITTLLIYRFSVRQGRTDVTSLLLIGIAINALVMSFTGLLTYIASDDQLRNITFWSLGSLGGSSWQAVNTLFPFSLISIGGLLFFAKPLNAIALGEAQAAHLGIPVQQTKKYIIVLAAVGVGASVALTGLIGFIGLVIPHILRISISGDHKFLLPASALFGAGILVISDLIARTIVAPSELPIGILTALFGVPIFLYIIFKDRNRRGRL, from the coding sequence ATGCCATTCCCGAAGAGAAACACCTGGTTTATCATTTTGGTATGGTTGTTAATCGCCTCTTGCCTTGCTTCTGTGTGCATCGGGGCACTTAACATCCCTATAAAATCCTTACTTTCCATTTTAGGAAATGCCATGGGTATGGGCGGATCGGCCGACTACAGCGTGCAGCAAAAGGCGGTGTTGCTAAACATCCGCCTTCCCAGAATGGTCTTAGGCCTATTGGTAGGTGCGACGTTGAGCATATCGGGAGCTTCCATACAAGGTTTATTTCGCAACCCTCTAGCGGAGCCAGGTATTATTGGGATATCTTCTGGCGCAACCTTCTTTGCTGTATTGGTGATTGTCTTGGAAGCACAGCTCTTCCAAGCCATCAGTAATGTACTGGGCTATTATACTCTAGCATTCGCTGCATTTATTGGTGCAGTAATCACCACCTTATTGATTTACCGATTTTCTGTACGTCAAGGCCGAACGGATGTCACCTCGCTCCTTTTGATTGGCATCGCCATCAATGCGCTGGTGATGTCTTTTACGGGATTATTGACCTATATCGCCAGTGATGACCAGCTGCGTAACATTACGTTCTGGAGCTTGGGTAGTTTGGGAGGTTCCAGTTGGCAAGCAGTGAACACGCTGTTCCCATTTAGCCTTATCTCGATTGGCGGTTTGTTATTTTTCGCCAAACCATTAAATGCTATCGCATTGGGTGAAGCTCAAGCCGCACACCTAGGCATCCCTGTGCAGCAAACCAAGAAATACATTATTGTATTGGCAGCCGTAGGTGTTGGAGCATCGGTTGCCTTGACGGGTCTTATCGGCTTTATCGGGCTCGTCATTCCACATATCCTACGTATTAGCATTTCGGGCGATCATAAGTTCTTGCTACCCGCATCGGCATTATTTGGTGCAGGAATTCTCGTCATTTCAGACTTGATCGCGCGCACCATTGTAGCACCTTCTGAGCTACCAATCGGTATACTAACGGCACTGTTTGGCGTCCCGATATTTCTGTACATCATTTTTAAAGACCGGAACAGGAGGGGTAGATTATGA
- a CDS encoding helical backbone metal receptor, producing the protein MQIIKKIVFPAAVAAALLTSCNSSNEKQTDQEVGNTDSLRIVSINGAASEVLAEFGLLNNIVGTDVTSTYPEALNKLPKVGHNKNISAEGILALEPNIIIGTNNDLKPETLAQLKQSGIRVVLVPHEHSTGGSIQLIKSLADSLNISGKGDSLANVLREDLHKVAEHKSATETPKVLFIYARGAGTMMVGGKGTEVDEMIALAGGTNVAQDIQEYKPLTAEALVAYNPDVILLFDSGLSSLGGIDGILNVQGIKETNAGKNKKIVEMDGAFLTGFGPRVAKAIDELYHKIH; encoded by the coding sequence ATGCAAATAATTAAGAAAATAGTCTTTCCAGCTGCGGTAGCCGCAGCTTTACTGACCAGCTGTAATTCATCCAACGAAAAACAAACCGACCAAGAAGTCGGCAACACAGATAGCCTACGCATTGTATCCATAAATGGCGCGGCTTCGGAAGTGCTGGCCGAGTTCGGCTTGCTAAATAATATTGTAGGAACTGATGTGACTTCGACGTATCCAGAAGCGTTGAATAAATTGCCTAAAGTTGGCCACAACAAAAACATTTCGGCAGAAGGTATTTTAGCATTAGAACCAAATATTATCATTGGAACAAACAACGACCTTAAGCCCGAAACACTAGCACAGCTCAAACAGTCAGGCATTCGGGTAGTACTCGTTCCGCATGAGCACAGCACCGGCGGCAGTATTCAATTAATCAAATCGCTGGCCGATTCGTTAAACATCAGTGGCAAAGGAGATTCTTTGGCGAATGTACTCCGGGAAGATTTGCATAAGGTCGCCGAGCATAAATCAGCCACCGAAACACCAAAAGTGCTTTTTATTTATGCGCGGGGAGCTGGAACCATGATGGTGGGCGGTAAAGGCACCGAGGTAGATGAGATGATCGCATTGGCCGGAGGCACCAATGTGGCACAAGACATCCAAGAATACAAACCACTAACGGCGGAAGCCTTGGTAGCCTACAATCCCGATGTAATCCTGCTTTTCGACTCTGGACTTTCTAGTTTAGGAGGTATTGATGGTATCTTGAATGTTCAAGGCATCAAAGAAACCAATGCCGGAAAAAACAAGAAAATTGTGGAGATGGATGGCGCCTTTTTAACCGGATTTGGCCCACGCGTGGCCAAGGCCATTGACGAGTTGTACCATAAAATTCATTAA